The following coding sequences lie in one Treponema sp. OMZ 790 genomic window:
- the sufC gene encoding Fe-S cluster assembly ATPase SufC, whose translation MKLLDIQGLQMSVDEKQILKNLNLSINKGEVHVVMGPNGAGKSTLAAAIVGNPRYTIDEGKIFFEDELINDVPVYERARKGIFLSFQIPEEVPGLKIEEFLRASKEAVTGEKIPMIKFHKLLSDTMKQLKINPAYANRSLNVGFSGGEKKKNEILQLAILNPKLAILDETDSGLDIDATKIVFEGVSKIRTPDMGILIITHHNKVLDYIRPDFVHILVDGSIVKTGSLELVEYIEKNGYENIKESL comes from the coding sequence ATGAAACTATTAGATATACAAGGACTTCAAATGTCGGTTGATGAGAAGCAGATTCTTAAAAACCTTAATTTGAGTATAAACAAGGGTGAGGTTCATGTAGTCATGGGCCCCAACGGAGCCGGGAAGTCTACCTTGGCGGCGGCCATAGTAGGAAATCCAAGATACACAATTGATGAAGGCAAAATCTTTTTTGAAGATGAACTTATAAACGATGTTCCCGTATATGAGCGGGCCCGTAAAGGCATTTTTCTTTCTTTTCAGATACCTGAAGAGGTGCCGGGCTTAAAAATTGAAGAGTTTTTGAGGGCTTCAAAAGAAGCCGTAACGGGTGAAAAAATCCCTATGATAAAATTTCATAAGCTGTTGTCGGACACAATGAAGCAGCTTAAAATAAACCCTGCATACGCAAACCGAAGCCTAAATGTCGGCTTTTCGGGCGGAGAAAAAAAGAAAAACGAAATCTTACAGCTTGCTATTTTAAACCCGAAACTCGCAATCCTTGATGAGACGGATTCGGGGTTGGATATCGATGCTACAAAGATAGTCTTTGAAGGCGTTTCCAAAATACGCACCCCCGATATGGGAATCTTAATTATTACCCATCATAATAAAGTTTTAGATTATATAAGACCTGACTTTGTACACATTCTTGTTGACGGCAGCATTGTAAAAACAGGCAGCCTTGAACTGGTAGAATATATTGAAAAGAACGGTTACGAAAACATAAAAGAAAGCCTATGA
- a CDS encoding dicarboxylate/amino acid:cation symporter: MAKEKKIGLLPKLGIGIAAGILLGLFVPASVMAVINTIKAILGSVIFFIVPLVIFGFIAPAICGLKHNAGKMLGTFLGLSYMSAVGASILSAIVGYILIPFLHVPGSMSSLADIPKTAFVLSIPPLMPVMTALVMAILVGISVLWTKAETVEKVLVEFQKMILEIVNRIVVPILPFFIATTFAELAYSGSLTKQLPVFLKVIIIVLIGHFIWLTVLYLIGGAVSKKNPFDVIRHYGPAYTTAVGTMSSAATLPVALRCAHKSDALPSEVVDFAIPLGATTHLCGSVLTETFFCMTIAQMLYGSLPSFGTMVLFSFLFGVFAVGAPGVPGGTVMASLGLVLSVLGFDSTGTGLLIAIFALQDSFGTACNVTGDGALALILRGIFYKPDGTLKKQA; encoded by the coding sequence ATGGCAAAGGAAAAAAAGATTGGGCTTTTGCCCAAACTAGGTATCGGTATTGCGGCCGGTATTTTGCTGGGCCTTTTTGTCCCGGCATCTGTTATGGCCGTCATCAACACAATTAAGGCAATCTTAGGGTCGGTTATCTTCTTTATCGTACCTCTGGTTATCTTCGGCTTCATTGCTCCTGCAATCTGCGGCTTAAAGCACAATGCGGGAAAAATGCTTGGAACCTTTTTAGGTTTATCTTATATGTCTGCTGTAGGGGCATCAATCTTATCTGCTATTGTGGGATATATTTTGATTCCCTTTTTGCATGTACCCGGTTCTATGAGTTCATTGGCAGACATTCCGAAAACGGCTTTCGTTTTATCTATTCCCCCTCTGATGCCTGTTATGACAGCCTTGGTAATGGCCATCCTTGTAGGTATTTCCGTATTATGGACAAAGGCCGAAACCGTCGAAAAGGTTTTAGTAGAATTCCAAAAAATGATTTTGGAAATTGTAAACCGCATAGTTGTACCTATTCTGCCTTTCTTCATAGCAACTACCTTCGCAGAACTCGCATACAGCGGAAGTTTAACAAAGCAGCTGCCCGTATTTTTAAAGGTTATCATCATCGTTTTAATAGGGCACTTTATATGGCTTACTGTCCTTTACCTTATAGGAGGCGCCGTTTCAAAGAAAAACCCCTTCGACGTTATCAGACACTACGGCCCCGCTTATACCACCGCTGTAGGAACTATGTCCAGTGCAGCAACTCTTCCTGTAGCCTTGCGCTGTGCCCATAAATCCGATGCTCTTCCTTCCGAAGTTGTGGATTTTGCGATTCCGCTAGGTGCTACAACACATCTTTGCGGTTCGGTTTTAACCGAAACTTTCTTCTGTATGACTATAGCTCAAATGCTTTACGGCTCTCTTCCTTCTTTCGGAACAATGGTTTTATTCTCATTCTTGTTTGGTGTATTTGCAGTAGGAGCTCCCGGCGTACCCGGAGGAACGGTTATGGCCTCATTGGGTCTTGTTTTAAGCGTTTTAGGTTTTGACAGCACAGGAACGGGCTTACTCATAGCTATCTTTGCTCTCCAAGACAGTTTCGGTACTGCTTGTAACGTAACAGGCGACGGAGCCTTGGCATTGATTCTTAGAGGTATTTTCTACAAACCTGACGGAACCTTAAAAAAACAAGCCTAA
- a CDS encoding Rpn family recombination-promoting nuclease/putative transposase has product MSTANRKYKDSVFVDLFAEDEKAKENFLSLYNALHGTNLQLSCPVENIRLDNVMYMNIINDVSCLVDGKIIVLAEHQSTINENMPLRFLQYIARLYEKLQAPTDRYLKKLSKIPTPEFYVFYNGTDDYPETATLKLSDAFITRPEQMPLELEVKVFNINTNKGAEVLSRCRPLEEYSLFVEEVRKQMQLDHENGFTNAVKMCIEKGILKEYLMRKSREVINMLVAEYDYDTDIAVQRQESLMIGIKQGIEQGITQGSYQKAIETARLLKQFGDSIQKITQVTGLSELEVEAL; this is encoded by the coding sequence ATGAGTACGGCAAACAGAAAATATAAGGATTCGGTATTCGTTGATCTTTTCGCAGAAGACGAAAAAGCAAAAGAAAACTTTTTGTCGCTATATAATGCCTTGCACGGTACAAATCTACAATTATCTTGTCCTGTAGAAAACATAAGGCTTGATAATGTTATGTACATGAACATAATCAATGATGTATCCTGCCTTGTAGACGGTAAAATCATCGTATTGGCTGAGCATCAATCCACAATAAACGAAAATATGCCCTTACGCTTTTTACAATATATAGCAAGACTGTATGAAAAACTTCAAGCACCGACCGACAGGTATTTAAAAAAGTTGTCAAAAATACCGACACCTGAGTTTTATGTTTTTTACAACGGTACGGACGATTATCCTGAAACTGCAACGCTAAAACTCTCCGATGCCTTCATTACGAGACCTGAACAGATGCCGCTGGAACTTGAAGTAAAAGTATTTAACATAAACACAAATAAGGGAGCAGAAGTATTAAGCCGTTGTAGACCTCTTGAAGAATACAGCCTATTTGTAGAAGAGGTAAGAAAGCAAATGCAGCTTGATCATGAAAACGGCTTTACCAATGCAGTAAAGATGTGTATAGAAAAAGGAATCTTAAAAGAATATTTAATGAGAAAATCAAGGGAGGTAATCAACATGTTAGTAGCAGAATATGATTATGATACGGACATTGCAGTACAAAGACAAGAAAGTCTGATGATTGGAATCAAACAAGGAATTGAACAAGGTATTACACAAGGTTCTTACCAAAAAGCTATCGAAACGGCAAGGTTATTAAAACAGTTTGGAGATTCAATTCAGAAAATTACACAAGTTACAGGACTCTCTGAATTGGAAGTAGAAGCGCTGTAA
- a CDS encoding DUF1295 domain-containing protein: MEKLIFTFNIAQLVLFLVGLICFVVLFFVPAGYGKMINKKWGFSFNNKLGWFLMEVPTLITMIVLMCVWAKPENFVRIIIGLFFVLHYAQRVLIFPFLLKGKSKMPLLIVSMGVLFNTINTFLIGAWLFYLSPKTMYHVSWLCDPRFIIGAIIFLFGMAVNIDSDRYIRSLRKPGDNSHYFPHKRMYRYVSSANYFGEILEWFGFALLSWSFVGLLFAFWTCANLVPRAYAINKKYREDFPEEFTALKPKCVFPFIF; encoded by the coding sequence ATGGAAAAATTGATATTTACTTTTAATATTGCACAACTTGTCTTATTTTTAGTCGGTTTAATTTGTTTTGTTGTATTGTTCTTTGTACCGGCAGGTTACGGCAAGATGATAAATAAAAAATGGGGATTTTCTTTTAACAATAAACTCGGCTGGTTTTTAATGGAAGTTCCTACACTCATTACTATGATCGTTTTAATGTGCGTGTGGGCCAAACCTGAAAATTTTGTGAGAATTATAATAGGGCTTTTTTTTGTACTGCACTATGCCCAGCGCGTTCTAATTTTTCCGTTTTTATTAAAAGGAAAGAGTAAAATGCCTCTTTTGATAGTTTCGATGGGCGTCTTGTTCAATACAATAAATACATTTTTAATAGGAGCATGGCTTTTTTACCTTTCACCTAAGACTATGTATCATGTTTCGTGGTTATGCGATCCGCGTTTTATAATCGGAGCCATTATCTTTTTATTCGGAATGGCTGTCAACATCGATTCGGACAGATACATCCGCTCTTTGCGAAAACCGGGAGATAATTCCCACTATTTTCCGCACAAAAGGATGTACCGCTATGTTTCGAGTGCCAATTATTTCGGAGAAATATTGGAATGGTTCGGCTTTGCTCTTCTTTCATGGAGCTTCGTAGGCCTCCTCTTTGCCTTTTGGACTTGCGCAAACCTTGTTCCGCGGGCTTATGCCATAAACAAAAAATACAGAGAAGATTTTCCGGAAGAATTCACAGCGCTAAAACCTAAATGCGTATTCCCATTTATTTTTTAA
- a CDS encoding 2-hydroxycarboxylate transporter family protein, whose product MVNERKKYEILGMPLILFGIVAAVVIAATWWNKLPGGMIGALLLMMVLGEVLNIIGDNTPIVKTFFGGGPIVIIFASSALAYYHVLPEGILKNTSTFMKGGGFLDFYIAALITGSILGMDRKLLIKAAIRYFPCIVGSVAAALILVSLGAPIFGMKAPEAIAHIGIPIMGGGMGAGAVPISQVFASALKIPAEQILSKLVPAVALGNALAIVAGGMLNKLGKIKPAWTGNGQLLASGTFEVPNDEAMQKNFSLQDFGIAIVIATAFFTWGTIVSNLFKLIGVNIHTYAWMIISVAVVKAVNILPKTFENACALWYKFVAKNFTAALLVGIGIGYTNLGDIIGAFSLSYIVLVLLVVIGAIIGAGVIGKFVGFYPIEAAITAGLCMANMGGTGDVAVLTASKRMELMPFAQISSRLGGAFIILLASFLVPLFFGG is encoded by the coding sequence ATGGTAAATGAAAGAAAAAAGTATGAAATTCTAGGTATGCCCCTCATACTTTTTGGTATTGTTGCAGCTGTTGTAATTGCGGCAACATGGTGGAATAAACTTCCGGGCGGAATGATAGGAGCCCTTCTCTTGATGATGGTACTTGGTGAAGTACTAAACATTATCGGTGATAATACTCCTATAGTAAAAACATTTTTCGGCGGCGGACCGATTGTAATTATATTTGCATCAAGTGCCCTCGCTTATTACCATGTTTTGCCCGAAGGTATTTTAAAAAACACTTCGACATTTATGAAGGGCGGCGGTTTTCTGGATTTTTACATTGCAGCCCTAATTACAGGTTCTATCTTGGGAATGGATAGAAAACTCCTGATAAAAGCAGCAATACGATATTTTCCGTGTATTGTAGGTTCTGTTGCGGCAGCATTAATCCTTGTTTCTTTAGGAGCCCCTATTTTCGGAATGAAAGCACCCGAAGCTATTGCCCATATCGGTATTCCGATTATGGGAGGAGGAATGGGAGCCGGAGCAGTACCTATTTCGCAAGTTTTTGCTTCTGCATTAAAAATTCCTGCAGAGCAAATTCTTTCCAAACTTGTGCCGGCGGTAGCCCTCGGCAATGCGCTTGCCATAGTCGCAGGCGGAATGCTTAACAAGCTCGGAAAAATTAAACCGGCTTGGACAGGAAACGGACAACTTCTTGCAAGCGGAACATTTGAGGTGCCGAATGATGAAGCAATGCAAAAGAATTTTTCCTTGCAAGACTTCGGAATCGCCATAGTAATTGCAACTGCCTTCTTTACCTGGGGAACTATAGTTTCTAATCTCTTCAAACTTATCGGTGTAAATATTCACACCTATGCTTGGATGATTATCAGCGTTGCTGTCGTAAAAGCTGTGAACATCTTACCTAAGACATTTGAAAATGCTTGTGCCTTATGGTATAAATTTGTTGCAAAGAATTTTACTGCAGCTCTCTTGGTCGGTATAGGTATAGGCTATACGAACCTCGGCGACATCATCGGAGCTTTCAGCCTGTCATACATTGTACTGGTACTATTGGTTGTAATAGGAGCAATAATCGGTGCCGGAGTAATAGGCAAATTTGTAGGCTTTTATCCTATTGAAGCTGCAATCACTGCAGGCCTTTGTATGGCAAACATGGGAGGAACAGGAGATGTTGCTGTTCTTACAGCTTCAAAGCGAATGGAGCTGATGCCCTTTGCTCAAATTTCATCCCGCTTGGGAGGGGCCTTTATAATCTTATTGGCCTCATTCTTAGTTCCGCTCTTTTTCGGCGGCTAA
- a CDS encoding MFS transporter: MLNKQKKMTWRTYLAYGAADLYGGGCFFIVTTFAMYYLVNVIGLHPVLAGLIPAIGKFWDAVSDPMMGYIADNTPQNRFGKRRVWFLVSIVPIALSFIIIWFPTGIESQAGKFIFYTVAYIIFFTVSTVSYIPYAALSAEITKDFSERNKLNGSRLMFSFIATLLGGLLAQPIIDAFHGSMMGYFVMSIVFALIFALPWIPLYFETWELPEEKPQKKSEVKFIKNFLSLFKSRSCRIHIAMYVCSYGALDIVMSLVLFYIVDYLNRGSVFVIAQGSLLITMMATLPIHNRIINKRGHKPVYVAALIIFAVSIVLMSFHTPQTNPVFLILNMVLMGVGISANNLIPHQLLPFLADIDKLMSGENRAGTYSAAMTLTRKLFLGLVIMTTIGFVLSGIGYKNPVPSVLTQKQFKEAQDLAVKHNENFENINKYYSLREDGNFHLKYMSRNTDKIISSIDKKVNDNFDEIPEAVFESLLSSFNAKDFNETNDKFLLESSYLKSGDVYKKIMPQDFYTKDDLYDLKELLDKIDFKYSGIGQVQKPQQKDSTLRGVKIAFIIMPLFMILFGIFFGLKFNVSPENHKIILDELSRLEAGGKKEDADEKTKQVCELLIGEPYGRT, from the coding sequence ATGTTAAACAAGCAAAAAAAGATGACTTGGCGGACTTACCTCGCCTATGGGGCTGCCGATTTATACGGCGGAGGCTGTTTTTTTATCGTTACTACATTTGCAATGTACTATTTGGTAAATGTAATAGGGCTTCATCCTGTTTTGGCCGGGCTTATACCTGCAATCGGAAAGTTTTGGGATGCTGTATCGGACCCTATGATGGGCTATATAGCCGATAATACGCCGCAAAACCGTTTCGGTAAAAGAAGGGTTTGGTTTTTGGTTTCGATTGTCCCGATTGCCCTTTCATTTATCATAATTTGGTTTCCGACCGGAATCGAAAGTCAGGCCGGGAAATTTATCTTTTATACGGTGGCCTACATTATCTTCTTTACGGTTTCGACTGTTTCGTACATACCTTATGCGGCTCTTTCAGCCGAAATAACTAAGGACTTTTCCGAAAGAAATAAACTTAACGGTTCCCGCCTTATGTTTTCTTTTATAGCAACCCTTTTAGGCGGACTTTTGGCTCAGCCGATTATCGATGCCTTTCATGGCAGTATGATGGGCTATTTTGTGATGAGTATAGTTTTTGCCCTCATCTTTGCCCTTCCGTGGATTCCTCTTTATTTTGAAACATGGGAACTGCCTGAAGAAAAACCTCAAAAAAAATCCGAAGTCAAATTTATAAAAAACTTTTTATCCCTTTTTAAAAGCAGGTCTTGTAGAATCCATATTGCTATGTATGTCTGTTCCTACGGAGCTTTGGATATAGTTATGTCTTTGGTTCTCTTCTACATTGTAGATTATTTAAACCGAGGAAGCGTTTTTGTAATAGCCCAAGGTTCTCTTTTGATAACCATGATGGCAACCCTGCCGATTCATAACCGCATAATAAACAAGAGGGGACACAAGCCTGTCTATGTTGCAGCCCTAATCATCTTTGCAGTTTCTATAGTTCTTATGTCTTTTCATACGCCTCAAACAAATCCGGTTTTTTTAATATTGAACATGGTGCTTATGGGTGTTGGAATTTCGGCAAACAATCTGATTCCTCATCAGCTGCTTCCTTTTTTGGCAGATATAGATAAACTTATGAGCGGAGAAAACCGTGCCGGAACTTATTCGGCTGCTATGACTCTTACCCGAAAGTTGTTTTTGGGTTTGGTTATAATGACCACAATAGGTTTTGTTTTAAGCGGTATAGGTTATAAAAATCCCGTTCCCTCGGTTTTGACTCAAAAGCAATTTAAAGAAGCTCAAGATCTGGCCGTAAAACATAATGAAAACTTTGAAAATATAAACAAGTATTACTCTTTGCGGGAAGACGGAAATTTCCATTTAAAATACATGAGCCGAAACACTGATAAGATTATCAGCTCTATCGATAAAAAAGTAAATGACAACTTTGATGAGATACCCGAAGCTGTTTTTGAAAGTTTACTTTCTTCTTTTAATGCAAAAGATTTTAATGAAACAAACGATAAATTTTTACTCGAATCTTCTTATTTAAAATCGGGAGATGTCTATAAAAAAATCATGCCGCAAGATTTTTATACAAAAGATGATCTTTACGATTTGAAGGAACTTTTAGATAAGATCGATTTTAAATATTCAGGTATAGGACAGGTTCAAAAGCCGCAGCAAAAGGATTCTACCTTGCGCGGTGTAAAAATTGCTTTTATAATAATGCCCCTCTTTATGATTCTTTTCGGTATCTTCTTCGGTCTTAAATTCAATGTAAGCCCCGAAAACCATAAAATAATTCTTGATGAGTTAAGCAGATTGGAAGCCGGAGGTAAAAAAGAAGATGCTGATGAAAAAACCAAGCAGGTTTGCGAGCTTTTGATTGGAGAGCCTTACGGAAGAACTTGA
- a CDS encoding Rpn family recombination-promoting nuclease/putative transposase, with the protein MKQLFKITLRNDYAFKRVFGVEENKDVLQDLLECILDIPPETIADLELLDKEFQKELLSEKLGVLDIKLKLKDGTFVDIEIQNSWHFDFPERTLYYWSKMYNENIKQGQDYTKLPKCITINLIGKGFNKNKRLHNKYLVLEQYTKEPLASKLEIHILNLAKARLLKKSQYKDNKTKRLLNWLKFIETDNVEVRNMLAQESPMMRKANTTIEVMEMSPKDKWLYESRMKYEHDRASCISEGYRQGIVQGEIKGRQEGFADGSYQKALETAKLMKGMNYPISDICTVSGLSKEEIDTL; encoded by the coding sequence ATGAAGCAACTATTCAAAATAACCCTCCGCAACGACTATGCTTTTAAAAGAGTATTCGGAGTTGAAGAAAACAAAGATGTCTTACAGGACTTGCTCGAGTGTATCTTAGACATTCCGCCTGAAACCATCGCAGACTTGGAACTTCTCGATAAGGAGTTTCAGAAAGAACTTTTGAGTGAAAAACTCGGTGTTTTGGACATCAAGTTAAAACTAAAAGATGGAACCTTTGTCGACATTGAAATTCAAAACAGTTGGCATTTTGATTTCCCTGAAAGAACTTTGTATTATTGGTCTAAGATGTATAATGAAAACATAAAACAAGGTCAAGACTATACAAAACTGCCAAAGTGTATTACAATAAACTTGATAGGAAAAGGCTTTAATAAAAATAAGCGTTTGCACAATAAGTATCTTGTTCTTGAACAATATACAAAAGAGCCTTTAGCTTCAAAACTTGAGATTCATATACTAAACCTTGCAAAAGCAAGACTCTTAAAGAAATCTCAATACAAGGATAATAAAACAAAACGCTTATTAAATTGGCTGAAATTTATCGAAACTGATAATGTGGAGGTACGTAATATGCTGGCACAAGAATCGCCGATGATGAGAAAGGCAAATACAACGATAGAAGTAATGGAAATGAGCCCTAAAGATAAATGGCTATATGAGTCCCGTATGAAATATGAACATGACAGGGCATCATGTATAAGCGAAGGTTATCGACAGGGAATAGTACAGGGCGAAATAAAAGGAAGACAAGAAGGCTTTGCCGACGGCTCTTACCAAAAAGCTCTTGAAACGGCTAAACTGATGAAAGGTATGAACTATCCGATTAGCGATATTTGCACAGTATCGGGACTTTCCAAAGAAGAAATCGATACCTTATAA